In a single window of the Bacillus mycoides genome:
- a CDS encoding DUF2759 domain-containing protein, which yields MGLVIIFTLVTLLAVFATLRTLREKNLFAGGFAIATVLVFGWFTIMTVLYNGYPPTA from the coding sequence ATGGGCCTTGTTATTATTTTTACGCTAGTCACTCTGTTAGCTGTATTTGCTACGCTTAGAACACTTCGCGAAAAAAACTTATTCGCGGGCGGCTTCGCTATTGCAACCGTACTTGTTTTCGGATGGTTTACAATCATGACTGTTCTATATAATGGGTACCCACCAACAGCTTAA
- a CDS encoding sugar phosphate nucleotidyltransferase — protein sequence MKGVILAGGKGRRLRPLTCNTPKPMLPLLEKPVLEYNIELLRQHGIREIAITVQYMSTAIKQYFGDGSKWGVNLYYFEDSPPLGTAGSIKQAESFLDETFVVISGDALTDFQLSEGIAFHEQKKRMVTMFVKEVENPLSFGLVVMNKEQEIIRYIEKPSWNEVVSNIVNTGIYIMEPEIFSYIPSMEFSDFSHDVFPLLANKNALFAYLSEDYWLDIGTFDQYRQAQFDLLTKKLKVPIPYTEVLPMVWMGEGVTIGKGTKIHGPSFIGEGAMIGAGAVIEPYSIIGKNSIVSSYSHLQKSIIFANSHIGKNCELLETTIGDHTMVEDDVTLFQKSIVADHCHIGKSTVIKQKGKIWPYKEIDSHSIVGSAGVKESEKSAGWLQKSRIVGRGNVEITPQFIVKVAMAYGSLFAKGESILIGSQENIETTSFKNLFLHAIHGSGIHTMECKEMNESLFQYAIHNLQCAGGVFVQVESERGIVIQLYGKEGSFLTYKQQKAIEQVYMSESFYYASEKEMGRNKLVHVSVNNYVEAVLERIDIKTIQKQKFHLLINKRNDMLQHLLMIFLQRLGCTVTWIYASEQKDHVKALMKSSKANMALMFSEHGNRFELYDTHSNIYQGTDFEEVDIPDLLLESADNVYPMSLKLGECYLLFYMHNEKNSFQLRWKRDILYRIGKLFELIALQGKTLLSIAEQSPPLYLLYDEVVCSWKEKGKVMRKLLADMERKEEGIFEGIQFKYTEKEWSYIVSDTKQPKILVYSHARNPVIARENMKNLIEKIRQYQKV from the coding sequence ATGGTAGTAAGTGGGGAGTTAACTTGTATTATTTTGAAGATTCTCCTCCGCTTGGAACAGCAGGGAGTATTAAGCAAGCGGAAAGTTTTTTAGATGAAACATTTGTTGTTATTAGTGGGGATGCACTAACTGACTTTCAATTATCAGAAGGAATTGCATTTCATGAACAGAAGAAGAGAATGGTAACAATGTTTGTGAAAGAAGTAGAAAACCCACTTTCATTTGGGTTAGTTGTAATGAATAAAGAACAAGAAATTATACGATATATAGAAAAGCCGAGCTGGAATGAGGTAGTTTCTAATATTGTGAATACAGGTATTTATATAATGGAGCCAGAAATCTTTTCTTACATACCATCCATGGAATTTTCGGATTTCAGTCATGATGTGTTTCCATTATTGGCAAATAAAAATGCTTTATTTGCATATTTATCAGAAGACTATTGGCTAGATATTGGTACATTTGATCAATATCGGCAAGCTCAATTCGATTTGTTGACGAAAAAATTGAAGGTGCCTATTCCATATACAGAAGTATTACCAATGGTGTGGATGGGAGAAGGTGTAACGATAGGAAAAGGGACGAAAATTCATGGTCCTTCTTTTATTGGGGAAGGAGCAATGATTGGTGCAGGGGCTGTAATTGAACCGTACTCTATTATCGGGAAAAATAGTATCGTTTCAAGTTATTCTCATCTTCAAAAAAGCATCATTTTTGCAAACTCTCATATAGGGAAAAATTGTGAGTTGTTAGAAACAACAATAGGAGATCATACAATGGTCGAAGATGATGTTACACTTTTTCAAAAAAGTATTGTAGCGGATCATTGTCATATAGGGAAAAGTACAGTAATTAAGCAAAAAGGAAAAATATGGCCATATAAGGAGATAGATAGTCATTCGATAGTAGGTTCTGCCGGTGTTAAAGAGAGTGAAAAGAGTGCAGGATGGTTACAAAAAAGCCGGATTGTAGGAAGGGGTAATGTTGAAATTACTCCTCAATTTATTGTGAAAGTTGCAATGGCTTATGGATCTCTTTTTGCTAAAGGAGAGAGTATATTGATTGGAAGTCAGGAAAATATAGAAACAACTTCCTTTAAAAATTTATTCCTCCATGCCATTCATGGCAGCGGGATTCATACGATGGAATGTAAAGAAATGAATGAATCGCTTTTTCAGTATGCCATTCATAATTTGCAATGTGCAGGTGGAGTTTTCGTTCAAGTGGAAAGCGAAAGAGGAATTGTTATACAACTGTATGGCAAGGAGGGCTCGTTTTTAACGTATAAGCAGCAAAAAGCGATAGAACAAGTATATATGTCTGAGTCGTTTTATTACGCTTCTGAGAAAGAAATGGGGCGAAATAAGCTAGTTCATGTTTCTGTAAATAATTATGTAGAAGCTGTGTTAGAGCGTATTGATATTAAAACGATACAAAAACAGAAGTTTCATCTTCTTATTAATAAGAGAAATGATATGTTACAACATTTACTTATGATCTTTCTACAAAGGCTTGGATGCACAGTTACATGGATTTACGCGAGTGAACAAAAAGATCATGTGAAAGCTCTGATGAAATCGAGTAAAGCAAATATGGCGCTTATGTTTTCTGAACACGGAAATCGCTTCGAATTATATGACACTCACAGTAATATTTACCAAGGAACTGATTTTGAAGAAGTAGATATTCCAGATTTATTACTCGAATCAGCAGATAATGTTTACCCAATGTCTTTGAAATTAGGGGAATGTTATCTCCTCTTTTATATGCATAACGAAAAAAACTCTTTTCAATTAAGATGGAAACGAGATATTTTATATCGAATTGGAAAATTATTCGAATTAATAGCGTTGCAAGGAAAAACATTACTTAGCATAGCAGAGCAATCACCGCCACTGTATCTACTTTATGATGAAGTTGTATGTTCATGGAAGGAAAAAGGGAAAGTAATGAGGAAATTATTGGCCGATATGGAAAGAAAAGAAGAAGGTATATTTGAAGGGATACAGTTCAAATATACCGAAAAAGAGTGGTCTTATATCGTTTCTGATACAAAACAACCAAAAATTTTGGTGTATTCACATGCTAGAAACCCAGTAATAGCAAGGGAAAACATGAAAAATCTTATAGAAAAAATTAGACAATATCAAAAGGTGTAG
- a CDS encoding MBL fold metallo-hydrolase: protein MKWIQMPLGPLQTNAYILTNDQNECIIFDPGHEGEKLVTYLQEAQLKPLAVLLTHAHFDHIGAVDAVRDAFHIPVYVHKEEADWLGDATVNGSQIFMMNRSITAKPADHIIDAEGTLTIGSFSFEIFETPGHSPGSISYYSKAANAVFSGDVLFQMSIGRTDLPGGSFAELIGSIEEKLFVLPDETAVLCGHGPETSIRFEKENNPFLQ, encoded by the coding sequence ATGAAATGGATACAAATGCCTTTAGGCCCATTACAAACAAATGCTTATATTTTAACGAATGATCAAAATGAGTGTATTATTTTTGATCCTGGTCATGAAGGAGAGAAACTTGTTACATATTTACAGGAAGCGCAGTTAAAGCCACTTGCGGTTTTATTAACACATGCTCACTTTGATCATATTGGTGCTGTTGATGCCGTGAGAGACGCTTTTCATATTCCGGTATACGTACACAAAGAAGAAGCGGATTGGTTAGGAGATGCAACTGTGAATGGCTCGCAAATTTTTATGATGAACCGCAGTATTACAGCGAAACCAGCAGATCATATTATCGATGCAGAGGGTACATTAACGATTGGTTCTTTTAGTTTTGAAATTTTTGAGACACCAGGACATTCTCCAGGAAGTATTTCTTATTACAGTAAAGCAGCGAATGCTGTATTTTCTGGTGATGTATTATTCCAAATGAGCATCGGAAGAACAGATTTGCCTGGCGGAAGCTTTGCTGAATTAATTGGAAGTATTGAAGAGAAGCTATTTGTATTACCAGATGAAACAGCAGTGCTATGTGGACACGGTCCAGAAACAAGTATTCGATTTGAAAAAGAAAATAATCCATTTTTACAATAA
- a CDS encoding cysteine hydrolase family protein → MDTCADILIVIDLQNGVCYSKEHLFDLQNLLTKVNKRISSYRKSNKPIIFVQHCDDDLVPENELWAIHTNLDVQEQDFFVRKTHANSFYKTNLKEILDQLSVHHIEFCGAQTEYCMDATIKFAHGLGYKNFMVQKTTSTLNNPFMSAKETINFYENIWNHRFLKLIQD, encoded by the coding sequence ATGGATACTTGTGCAGATATTTTAATCGTTATCGATTTACAAAATGGGGTATGCTATAGCAAAGAGCATTTATTCGATTTACAAAATTTACTTACAAAAGTAAATAAAAGAATTTCTTCATACAGAAAATCAAATAAACCAATCATTTTTGTTCAACATTGTGATGATGATTTGGTACCCGAAAACGAACTTTGGGCTATTCATACCAATCTAGATGTTCAAGAACAAGATTTTTTTGTAAGAAAAACACATGCAAATTCATTTTATAAAACGAACTTAAAAGAGATTTTAGACCAATTATCTGTACATCATATTGAATTTTGTGGTGCCCAAACAGAGTACTGTATGGATGCTACGATTAAATTTGCCCATGGACTAGGATACAAAAACTTCATGGTACAGAAAACAACCTCTACATTAAATAATCCATTTATGTCCGCAAAAGAGACAATTAATTTTTATGAGAATATATGGAATCACAGATTTTTAAAATTGATACAAGATTAA
- a CDS encoding 5-formyltetrahydrofolate cyclo-ligase: MKEEKIRLRKQIIEHMNSLSEEQYTTLSEQIAVSVYGQKEWVEAKTIGITLSMEHEVNTYPIIEKAWEEGKKIVVPKCNKGTRTMSFRQISNLNQLETVYMNLREPIPALTEEVNACEIDLLIVPGVAYTRRGERIGYGGGYYDRYLVHYKGKTLSLAYDFQIVKHIPVEPFDKNVEKIITEKGTMVINGLV; this comes from the coding sequence GTGAAAGAAGAGAAAATACGTTTACGCAAACAAATAATAGAACACATGAATTCTTTATCTGAAGAACAGTATACAACTTTATCGGAACAAATTGCAGTTTCGGTGTATGGACAAAAAGAGTGGGTTGAAGCTAAAACAATTGGAATCACTCTCTCGATGGAGCATGAAGTGAATACATATCCGATTATCGAAAAAGCTTGGGAAGAAGGAAAGAAAATTGTTGTTCCGAAGTGTAATAAAGGGACAAGAACGATGTCTTTTCGACAAATTAGTAATTTAAATCAATTAGAAACAGTATATATGAATTTACGTGAACCGATTCCAGCACTTACGGAAGAAGTGAATGCGTGTGAAATTGATCTTCTTATCGTGCCAGGAGTAGCTTATACACGCCGAGGAGAACGGATTGGATATGGCGGTGGCTACTATGATCGTTATCTCGTGCACTATAAAGGGAAAACGCTATCATTAGCTTATGATTTTCAAATTGTAAAACATATTCCGGTAGAGCCATTTGATAAAAATGTAGAAAAAATTATTACAGAAAAAGGAACAATGGTTATAAATGGGCTTGTATAG
- the metC gene encoding cystathionine beta-lyase, whose amino-acid sequence MSYSIDTLLLHNQYKHDSHTGAVNVPIYNTSTFHQFDVDTFGKYDYSRSGNPTREALEDIIALLEGGTKGFAFASGIAAISTAFLLLSQGDHVLISEDVYGGTYRIITEVLSRYGVSHTFVDMTNLEEIKQNIKSNTKLFYVETPSNPLLKVTDIHAVSKLAKSIGALTFVDNTFLTPLFQKPLDLGADVVLHSATKFIAGHSDVTAGLAVVKDEELAQKLGFLQNAFGAILGPQDCSLVLRGLKTLHVRLEHSAAGANKIAHFLQEHSKVQNVYYPGLQSHLGYSIQQTQATSAGAVLSFTLQSEDALRQFLSKVKLPVFAVSLGAVESILSYPAKMSHAALSQEARDERGISNSLLRLSVGLENVNDLISDFENALSYVEEPINA is encoded by the coding sequence ATGAGCTATTCCATAGATACGCTTTTACTGCATAATCAATACAAGCATGACTCACACACAGGAGCTGTTAACGTTCCCATTTATAACACATCAACATTTCACCAGTTTGATGTAGATACTTTCGGGAAATACGACTATAGCCGATCTGGAAATCCAACTCGTGAAGCTCTTGAAGACATCATCGCATTATTAGAGGGGGGAACAAAGGGATTTGCCTTTGCATCAGGCATTGCAGCCATTTCCACTGCATTTCTCCTTCTTTCACAAGGCGATCACGTACTCATTTCAGAAGACGTATATGGAGGCACTTACCGAATTATTACTGAAGTACTCTCCCGTTACGGTGTTTCACATACATTTGTTGATATGACCAATTTAGAAGAAATAAAGCAAAATATTAAATCAAATACAAAACTCTTTTATGTAGAAACACCTTCTAATCCACTTTTAAAAGTAACAGATATTCATGCCGTTTCTAAACTTGCAAAATCTATTGGCGCTCTTACTTTTGTTGATAATACATTTTTGACACCACTATTCCAGAAGCCGCTTGATCTTGGAGCCGATGTCGTTCTTCATAGTGCTACAAAGTTTATTGCTGGTCATAGTGATGTCACCGCCGGATTAGCTGTCGTAAAAGATGAAGAGCTCGCTCAAAAGCTCGGCTTTCTACAAAATGCTTTTGGTGCTATTTTAGGACCTCAAGATTGTTCTCTCGTGCTTCGCGGTCTGAAAACATTACATGTACGTCTCGAACATTCAGCTGCAGGTGCCAACAAAATCGCACATTTTTTACAAGAACACTCTAAAGTTCAAAATGTCTATTACCCTGGATTACAATCACATCTTGGCTATAGTATTCAACAAACCCAAGCAACATCAGCTGGGGCTGTTTTATCTTTCACCTTACAATCCGAAGATGCACTGCGACAATTTTTATCAAAAGTTAAACTACCCGTTTTTGCGGTTAGTCTAGGAGCTGTTGAATCTATTCTTTCATATCCAGCAAAAATGTCACATGCAGCTTTATCACAGGAAGCCCGTGATGAAAGAGGTATTTCCAATTCATTACTCCGTTTATCGGTTGGTCTCGAAAATGTTAACGATTTAATATCCGATTTCGAAAATGCCCTTTCTTATGTCGAAGAACCTATTAATGCATAG
- the glcK gene encoding glucokinase: MEEKWLVGVDLGGTTIKLAFINVYGEILHKWEIPTNTNEQGKHITLDVAKAIDKKLEELGELKSKLIGIGMGAPGPVHVASGMIYEAVNLGWKNYPLKDLLEVETGLPVVIDNDANLAALGEMWKGAGEGAKDLICMTLGTGVGGGVIANGEIVHGISGAAGEIGHITVVTENAFPCNCGKSGCLETVASATGIVRVAMQQIQETAKESVLRSMLAEEGLITSKDVFEALGQGDELAGEVVEKVASYLGLAVANLASTLNPEKIVIGGGVSKAGDALLEPIQRYFEQYAFSRAVKSTKLAIAILGNDAGVIGGAWLVKKHKYEAKMI, encoded by the coding sequence ATGGAAGAGAAATGGTTAGTTGGTGTTGACCTTGGTGGTACAACGATTAAATTAGCATTTATTAATGTGTACGGTGAAATTTTACATAAGTGGGAAATCCCTACGAATACAAATGAACAAGGAAAACATATTACACTTGATGTAGCGAAAGCTATTGATAAAAAGTTAGAAGAATTAGGTGAATTAAAAAGTAAGCTAATTGGTATTGGTATGGGAGCTCCTGGTCCTGTACATGTGGCATCTGGAATGATTTATGAAGCGGTTAATTTAGGATGGAAAAACTATCCGTTAAAAGATTTACTAGAAGTAGAAACGGGATTACCTGTTGTTATTGATAATGATGCAAACTTAGCGGCGCTTGGTGAAATGTGGAAAGGTGCCGGTGAAGGAGCAAAAGATTTAATTTGTATGACACTTGGCACTGGTGTTGGTGGTGGTGTTATCGCCAATGGTGAGATTGTACATGGTATAAGCGGTGCTGCTGGTGAGATTGGACATATTACAGTTGTTACAGAGAACGCTTTTCCATGTAATTGCGGGAAGTCGGGTTGTTTAGAAACGGTAGCCTCTGCAACAGGTATTGTGCGTGTTGCTATGCAACAAATACAAGAGACAGCTAAAGAAAGTGTTTTACGTTCTATGTTAGCAGAAGAAGGGCTTATTACATCAAAAGATGTGTTTGAAGCGCTTGGACAAGGTGACGAACTAGCAGGTGAAGTAGTGGAAAAAGTAGCTTCTTATTTAGGATTAGCTGTAGCGAACCTTGCTAGTACGTTGAACCCAGAGAAAATCGTAATTGGTGGTGGCGTATCTAAAGCTGGAGACGCACTATTAGAGCCAATTCAACGTTACTTCGAGCAATATGCTTTCTCTCGTGCTGTAAAGAGCACAAAGTTAGCAATTGCAATACTTGGTAATGATGCAGGTGTAATTGGAGGAGCGTGGCTTGTAAAAAAGCACAAATACGAGGCGAAGATGATATAA
- a CDS encoding YqgQ family protein has protein sequence MISIYDIQQLLKKFGTIIYTGDRIADLQLMQDELRELNQSQLIDPQDYQTALFLLKQEIQKEINKK, from the coding sequence ATGATATCCATTTATGATATTCAGCAATTGCTAAAGAAATTTGGCACGATTATTTATACGGGTGATCGAATCGCTGATTTACAATTAATGCAAGATGAATTGCGTGAATTAAATCAATCACAGCTAATCGATCCACAAGACTATCAAACAGCTTTATTTTTGTTGAAGCAAGAAATTCAAAAAGAGATAAATAAGAAATAG
- a CDS encoding ArsR/SmtB family transcription factor, producing the protein MLETFQKEIELYESNAELLKVLAHPVRLCIVKGLIERGPSNVSTMYTGLNMPQSTISQHLAKLKSAKIVSSERKGLEIYYKVENETIIQLVRVLLG; encoded by the coding sequence ATGTTAGAAACCTTTCAAAAAGAAATAGAACTATATGAAAGCAATGCAGAATTATTGAAAGTGCTTGCTCATCCTGTTCGCTTATGTATTGTAAAAGGATTAATTGAACGTGGCCCAAGCAATGTTTCTACAATGTACACAGGCTTAAACATGCCACAATCTACAATTTCACAGCATTTAGCAAAGTTAAAAAGTGCTAAAATCGTTTCTAGTGAAAGAAAAGGATTAGAAATTTACTACAAAGTAGAAAATGAAACAATTATTCAACTCGTTCGCGTATTATTAGGTTAG
- a CDS encoding class I SAM-dependent methyltransferase has translation MGMELILREWMEKEKDHSISYSTYMNLALYAEGHGYYMREREKIGRRGDFFTSSNVSSVFAKTFAKFFIRLVEKGEVSPNICEIGGGTGKFAYDVLQEWKQLSPETFINLNYSIIEVSPFHRRLQQERLCSVDNVSYYTSYIEMGESFEGIIFSNELFDSFPVEIVEKRNGILYEVRITYTDEGNLTEIFRPIEKRIGRYLLKYNIHIAEGQRFEVPIAMEEYIEEITKWFQKGICITVDYGYTKEEWMHPAHQEGSLRGYYQHELIRNPLEHPGEMDLTTHIHWDELKEIFSLQGMGAVWHKKQSEFLLAAGILEQLTSHQDTNPFSETQKRNRAVRSMILNGGLGSAFDVVIHTKDMKNLHLNQYLTI, from the coding sequence ATGGGGATGGAGCTCATTTTAAGAGAATGGATGGAAAAAGAAAAGGATCATTCGATTTCATATAGTACGTATATGAACCTCGCATTATATGCAGAGGGACATGGGTATTATATGAGAGAACGTGAAAAAATTGGCAGACGGGGAGATTTTTTTACGAGTAGCAATGTATCCTCTGTATTTGCGAAGACTTTTGCTAAGTTTTTTATTCGGCTTGTTGAAAAGGGAGAAGTTTCTCCAAATATTTGTGAGATTGGTGGGGGAACAGGAAAGTTTGCCTATGATGTTTTACAAGAATGGAAACAATTATCTCCGGAAACCTTTATCAATTTAAACTATTCAATTATTGAAGTGAGCCCTTTTCATAGAAGATTGCAGCAGGAGAGGCTTTGCTCAGTTGATAATGTATCCTATTATACATCTTATATTGAAATGGGAGAGTCTTTCGAAGGAATTATTTTTTCGAATGAATTATTTGATTCGTTTCCTGTTGAAATAGTTGAGAAAAGAAATGGAATTTTGTATGAAGTACGTATCACGTATACAGATGAGGGGAACCTTACAGAAATATTTAGACCGATTGAGAAAAGAATCGGTCGTTACTTATTGAAATATAACATTCATATTGCGGAGGGACAGCGCTTTGAAGTGCCTATTGCAATGGAAGAGTATATAGAAGAGATTACGAAATGGTTTCAGAAAGGTATATGTATTACAGTTGATTATGGATATACAAAAGAAGAATGGATGCATCCTGCACATCAAGAAGGAAGTTTACGAGGATACTATCAGCATGAGCTAATACGGAATCCTCTAGAGCATCCAGGTGAAATGGATCTTACGACTCATATTCATTGGGATGAGCTGAAGGAGATTTTTAGCCTCCAAGGAATGGGTGCAGTATGGCATAAGAAGCAATCTGAATTTTTGTTAGCGGCAGGAATATTAGAACAGCTTACGAGTCATCAAGATACGAATCCATTTTCTGAAACTCAAAAACGAAATCGAGCAGTTCGTTCTATGATTTTGAACGGAGGCTTAGGAAGTGCTTTTGATGTTGTTATACATACGAAAGATATGAAGAATTTACATTTGAATCAATATTTAACAATATGA
- the rpmG gene encoding 50S ribosomal protein L33, protein MRVNITLACTECGDRNYISKKNKRNNAERIELKKYCKRDKKSTLHRETK, encoded by the coding sequence ATGCGTGTGAATATTACTCTAGCATGTACAGAATGCGGAGATCGTAACTATATCTCAAAGAAAAATAAACGTAACAACGCTGAGCGTATCGAGCTTAAAAAGTATTGCAAGCGTGACAAGAAGTCTACGTTACACCGTGAAACAAAGTAA
- the metI gene encoding cystathionine gamma-synthase/O-acetylhomoserine thiolyase, translating into MSTIETKLAQIGNRSETTTGTVNPPVYFSTAYRHEGIGKSTGFDYSRTGNPTRGLLEQAIADLESGEQGYACSSGMAAVLLVLSLFRSGDELIVSEDLYGGTYRLFSEHEDKWNIRCRYVDTQSIKQIEQAITSQTKAIFIETPTNPLMQVTDIVSVASVAKRHGLLLIVDNTFYTPYIQQPLTEGANIVLHSATKYLGGHNDVLSGLVVAKGKSLCEELAHYHNASGAVLSPFDSWLLIRGMKTLALRMKQHEENAHAIVAYLNDEDGVTDVFYPGRGGMISFRLQDETWINPFLQSLSLITFAESLGGVESLMTYPATQTHADIPEDVRTARGVCNRLLRFSVGIENSNDLIQDLKQAIKLVKEGVRI; encoded by the coding sequence ATGTCAACAATCGAAACAAAACTAGCACAAATCGGGAACCGTAGCGAAACTACAACAGGAACTGTTAATCCACCTGTTTATTTCTCAACTGCTTATCGTCACGAAGGAATTGGTAAATCTACTGGCTTTGACTATTCAAGAACTGGAAATCCGACTCGCGGTCTTTTAGAACAGGCAATTGCAGACTTAGAAAGCGGTGAGCAAGGGTATGCCTGTAGTTCAGGAATGGCGGCTGTTCTCCTTGTCCTTTCACTATTCCGTTCCGGAGATGAGCTTATCGTATCTGAAGACTTATACGGGGGAACATATCGTCTATTTTCCGAACATGAAGACAAGTGGAATATTCGATGTAGATACGTAGATACACAATCTATTAAACAAATTGAGCAAGCAATCACATCTCAAACGAAGGCTATTTTCATAGAAACACCGACTAATCCATTAATGCAAGTAACTGATATCGTAAGTGTAGCAAGTGTAGCGAAAAGGCACGGACTACTTCTTATTGTAGATAACACGTTCTATACACCTTATATACAGCAACCATTAACAGAAGGTGCAAACATCGTCCTTCATAGCGCAACTAAATATTTAGGCGGTCATAACGATGTACTAAGCGGACTTGTCGTTGCGAAAGGGAAATCTCTTTGCGAGGAGCTTGCTCATTATCATAATGCCTCTGGTGCTGTCTTAAGCCCGTTTGATTCATGGCTATTAATTCGAGGCATGAAGACTTTAGCACTTCGCATGAAACAGCATGAAGAAAACGCTCATGCAATTGTTGCTTATTTAAATGATGAAGATGGTGTGACAGATGTATTTTATCCAGGAAGAGGTGGTATGATTTCATTTCGCCTTCAAGATGAAACTTGGATTAATCCTTTCTTACAATCTTTATCCTTAATTACATTTGCTGAAAGTCTTGGCGGTGTCGAAAGTTTAATGACTTATCCAGCAACGCAAACTCATGCCGACATTCCAGAAGATGTTCGAACAGCACGTGGTGTTTGTAATCGTCTTCTCCGTTTTTCAGTCGGCATCGAAAATAGCAACGACTTAATTCAAGACTTAAAGCAAGCAATTAAACTTGTAAAAGAGGGTGTAAGAATATGA